A window of Desulforamulus hydrothermalis Lam5 = DSM 18033 contains these coding sequences:
- a CDS encoding phenylacetate--CoA ligase family protein produces the protein MIWNKACETMDREELQRLQASRLQQTVANVYQRVPFYRELFDRHGVSPADIKSVADVVKLPFTTKTALRDNYPFNMFAVPMKKVVRLHASSGTTGKPTVVGYTRQDIETWSELVARMVTAAGVTDEDVAQVSFGYGLFTGAFGLHYGLEKVGATVVPSSTGNTEKQIMLIQDFGTTALIGTPTYALHMAEVARGMGIDPKSLGVKVGLFGSEAWTESMRDEIEKIWGLFATDNYGLSEIIGPGVAGECRQRQGMHIAEDHFLVEVINPATGEPVPDGEEGELVITSLTKEALPIIRYRTRDITVKTGEPCACGRTHARIRKVSGRTDDMLIVSGVNVFPSQIEDVLLQIDGVAPHYQIIVTKKGYLDAMEIQVEMSDAAFTGNWRDLEALEAKVRSRLLAVLSINPKVKLLEPRSLERSTGKAKRVIDLRQK, from the coding sequence ATGATTTGGAACAAAGCGTGTGAAACCATGGACCGGGAGGAACTGCAGCGGCTGCAGGCCTCCCGGCTGCAGCAAACCGTAGCCAATGTTTACCAAAGGGTACCCTTTTACCGGGAACTGTTTGACCGCCACGGGGTTAGCCCGGCAGATATCAAAAGCGTGGCGGATGTTGTCAAACTGCCCTTTACCACCAAAACCGCCCTGCGGGACAACTACCCCTTTAACATGTTTGCGGTGCCCATGAAAAAAGTGGTACGGCTGCATGCTTCCTCCGGCACCACCGGCAAGCCCACTGTGGTGGGTTATACCCGCCAGGATATCGAAACCTGGTCGGAACTGGTGGCACGCATGGTTACCGCAGCCGGCGTAACCGATGAGGATGTGGCCCAGGTAAGTTTTGGCTACGGCTTGTTTACCGGCGCCTTCGGGTTGCACTACGGGCTGGAAAAGGTCGGCGCCACCGTGGTGCCTTCCTCCACCGGCAATACCGAAAAACAAATCATGCTGATTCAGGATTTTGGCACCACCGCCCTGATCGGCACTCCCACCTACGCCCTGCATATGGCAGAAGTGGCCCGGGGCATGGGCATCGACCCCAAAAGCCTGGGGGTTAAAGTGGGGCTTTTTGGTTCCGAGGCCTGGACCGAAAGCATGCGGGACGAGATAGAAAAAATATGGGGCTTGTTTGCCACCGACAACTACGGCCTCAGCGAAATAATCGGGCCGGGCGTGGCGGGCGAGTGCCGGCAGCGGCAGGGCATGCACATTGCCGAAGATCACTTCCTGGTGGAGGTGATCAACCCGGCTACCGGCGAACCGGTACCCGACGGGGAAGAAGGGGAGCTGGTCATTACCAGCCTGACCAAAGAGGCGCTGCCTATTATCCGCTATCGCACCAGGGATATTACCGTTAAAACCGGCGAGCCCTGTGCCTGCGGCAGAACCCATGCCCGCATCCGCAAGGTGAGCGGCCGGACGGATGACATGCTGATTGTCAGCGGCGTCAACGTGTTCCCCTCCCAGATCGAAGACGTGCTGCTGCAAATTGACGGTGTGGCACCCCACTACCAGATTATAGTAACGAAAAAAGGTTATCTGGATGCCATGGAAATCCAGGTGGAAATGAGCGATGCCGCCTTTACCGGCAACTGGCGGGATCTGGAAGCATTGGAAGCAAAAGTCCGGTCGCGGCTGCTGGCGGTTCTTTCCATCAACCCTAAAGTGAAACTGCTGGAGCCCCGTTCCTTGGAACGCAGTACCGGCAAAGCCAAACGTGTTATCGACCTGCGTCAAAAATAA
- the iorA gene encoding indolepyruvate ferredoxin oxidoreductase subunit alpha, giving the protein MKELLSGNAAIARGAYEAGVTVGAGYPGTPSTEILENFARYPGVYAQWSPNEKVALEVGAGAAIAGARVLVTMKHVGVNVAADPLFTLSYTGVNGGLLLVSADDPGMHSSQNEQDNRYYALMNKIPCLEPADSQEAKDMVGLGLAISEQFDTPVMLRLTTRISHSQGFVELKEPVPYNRRPYSKNPQKYVMVPAHGRLRRVFLEERLARLKEYSENCPVNFIEWGDRSLGVITGGISYQYVKEVLPRASVLKLGLTNPLPENLIRQFAAGVERLLVIEELDPFLELQIRALGIPLQGKELLPAYGELSPALLAERLSRAGIAVAPEVAVTAASDQAAAAADLPGRPPVMCAGCPHRGVFYILKKLKLVVSGDIGCYTLGSLSPLSAMDTCICMGASIGAALGMEKADPELARRTVAVIGDSTFLHSGVTGLMDVVYNGGTSTVLVLDNRTTAMTGHQENPATGTTLQGRPAPETDLAALAKAVGVKRVRTVDPMNLAEIEAAVKEEVAAPEPSVIVCRRPCMLLKKNAPGQPVAVDEAVCVNCGLCLQLGCPAISRRDGKAVINAIQCSGCGLCLQVCKPGAITKRGEENA; this is encoded by the coding sequence ATGAAAGAACTTCTCTCCGGCAATGCTGCCATTGCCCGCGGCGCCTACGAAGCGGGCGTGACGGTGGGGGCCGGTTATCCCGGCACCCCCAGCACAGAGATTTTAGAAAACTTTGCCCGCTACCCGGGCGTTTACGCCCAGTGGTCACCCAACGAAAAAGTCGCCCTGGAAGTGGGGGCGGGCGCTGCTATCGCCGGGGCCCGGGTGCTGGTGACCATGAAACATGTGGGAGTAAATGTGGCCGCCGATCCCCTGTTCACATTGTCCTACACCGGCGTAAACGGCGGTTTGCTGCTGGTGTCTGCCGACGATCCCGGCATGCACAGCTCGCAAAACGAGCAGGACAACCGTTATTACGCCCTGATGAACAAAATTCCCTGCCTGGAACCGGCCGACAGCCAGGAAGCCAAAGACATGGTGGGCCTGGGTCTGGCCATCAGTGAACAGTTTGATACCCCGGTGATGCTGCGGCTTACCACCCGCATTTCCCACTCCCAGGGTTTTGTGGAATTAAAGGAGCCGGTGCCCTATAACCGGCGCCCCTACAGCAAAAATCCCCAAAAGTACGTAATGGTGCCGGCCCACGGCCGGCTGCGCCGGGTCTTTTTGGAAGAGCGGCTGGCCCGGCTTAAGGAATACAGCGAAAACTGCCCGGTTAACTTTATTGAATGGGGGGACCGCAGCCTGGGCGTTATCACCGGCGGCATCAGCTACCAGTACGTTAAAGAAGTGCTGCCCCGGGCTTCCGTACTTAAGTTGGGGCTGACCAACCCGCTGCCGGAAAACCTGATCCGGCAGTTTGCCGCCGGCGTGGAGCGGCTGCTGGTCATAGAAGAGCTGGATCCCTTTTTGGAACTGCAAATCCGGGCCCTGGGCATCCCGCTGCAGGGCAAAGAACTGCTGCCTGCCTACGGCGAACTCAGCCCGGCTCTGCTGGCCGAGCGCCTGTCCCGGGCGGGTATAGCGGTGGCGCCTGAGGTTGCGGTGACAGCGGCAAGCGATCAGGCAGCCGCTGCCGCCGATTTGCCCGGCCGTCCCCCGGTCATGTGTGCCGGCTGCCCGCACCGGGGCGTGTTTTACATCCTGAAAAAACTGAAGCTGGTTGTCAGCGGCGATATTGGCTGTTATACCCTGGGCAGCCTCAGCCCCCTCAGTGCCATGGACACCTGCATTTGCATGGGGGCCAGCATCGGGGCCGCCCTGGGCATGGAGAAGGCCGACCCGGAACTGGCCCGCCGCACCGTAGCGGTGATCGGCGACAGCACCTTCCTGCATTCGGGCGTAACCGGTTTAATGGATGTGGTTTACAACGGCGGCACGTCCACCGTGCTGGTATTAGATAACCGCACCACCGCCATGACCGGTCACCAGGAAAACCCGGCCACCGGCACCACCCTGCAGGGCCGGCCGGCTCCCGAGACAGACCTGGCTGCCCTGGCCAAAGCGGTGGGGGTTAAGCGGGTGCGCACGGTAGACCCCATGAATCTGGCAGAAATCGAAGCAGCCGTTAAAGAAGAAGTGGCAGCACCGGAACCGTCGGTCATCGTTTGCCGGCGCCCCTGCATGCTGCTAAAGAAAAACGCCCCGGGCCAGCCGGTGGCAGTGGATGAGGCGGTTTGCGTCAATTGCGGCCTGTGCTTGCAGCTGGGCTGCCCGGCCATTTCCCGCCGGGACGGCAAAGCCGTCATCAACGCCATCCAGTGCAGCGGCTGCGGCCTGTGCCTGCAGGTTTGCAAACCGGGTGCGATCACAAAGCGGGGTGAAGAAAATGCTTAA
- a CDS encoding indolepyruvate oxidoreductase subunit beta, with protein sequence MLKPVNILLVGVGGQGTILATRVLAKAAQDAGYDIKVSEIKGMAQRGGSVVTQVRLGQKVYSPVIGQGSADVILAFEKMEALRWLPYLKADGHMIINDQAIPPVPVLTGAAAYPDDCLARVRQAVPQTVAVDALNIAIQCGNARAANVVLMGLLARRLPIDKATWLQALRQRVPAQFIEVNLQAFERGYNL encoded by the coding sequence ATGCTTAAACCGGTTAATATTTTACTGGTGGGCGTCGGCGGCCAGGGAACCATCCTGGCCACCCGGGTGCTGGCCAAAGCTGCCCAGGACGCCGGTTACGACATAAAAGTATCAGAAATCAAAGGCATGGCCCAGCGGGGCGGCAGCGTGGTAACCCAGGTGCGGCTGGGGCAAAAGGTTTACTCGCCGGTCATTGGCCAGGGAAGTGCGGATGTTATCCTGGCCTTTGAAAAAATGGAAGCCCTGCGCTGGCTGCCTTACTTAAAAGCCGACGGTCATATGATTATTAACGACCAGGCTATCCCGCCGGTGCCGGTGCTCACCGGCGCGGCGGCGTATCCTGACGACTGCCTGGCCCGCGTCCGGCAGGCGGTTCCCCAAACCGTGGCGGTGGATGCTTTAAATATTGCCATCCAATGCGGCAATGCCAGGGCGGCCAATGTGGTGCTCATGGGGCTGCTGGCCAGGCGGCTGCCCATAGACAAAGCTACCTGGCTGCAAGCCCTGCGGCAGCGGGTGCCGGCCCAATTTATAGAAGTTAACCTGCAGGCCTTTGAGCGGGGTTATAACCTTTAA